The Miscanthus floridulus cultivar M001 chromosome 17, ASM1932011v1, whole genome shotgun sequence genome has a window encoding:
- the LOC136516903 gene encoding ATP-dependent zinc metalloprotease FTSH 8, mitochondrial-like, translating to MTLASLARALGRSARSSRPRQGFQLGGLRQPPAPPLPPPVHGGEGGAIGFVRSYLTAASSAALGKPAAGKTADWRYILASPQFRRLFSDESKKNYENYYPKGKKEVPKGDGSNKSESKQESNTDEGWNFQGNAMKHLQNFLAPLLILGLMLSSMSSSTTDQKEISFQEFKNKLLEPGLVDRIVVSNKSVAKVYIRNSPLPKSQGQNSDTHISTTDVSGKPAPRRCKYYFNIGSVDSFEEKLEEAQEALGIDPHDFVPVTYVAEVNWFQEVMRFAPTAFLVGLIYFMGKRMQSGFNIGGGPGKGRGGIFNIGKATVTKMDKNSKNKVFFKDVAGCDEAKQEIMEFVHFLKNPKKYEDLGAKIPKGALLVGPPGTGKTLLAKATAGESGVPFLSISGSDFMEMFVGVGPSRVRNLFQEARQCAPSIVFIDEIDAIGRARGRGGFSGSNDERESTLNQLLVEMDGFGTTAGVVVIAGTNRPDILDKALLRPGRFDRQITIDKPDIKGRDQIFRIYLKKLKLDNKPSFYSQRLAALTPGFAGADIANVCNEAALIAARSDEAQITMQHFESAIDRIIGGLEKKNRVISKLERRTVAYHESGHAVAGWFLEHAEPLLKVTIVPRGTAALGFAQYVPNENLLMTKEQLFDMTCMTLGGRAAEEVLIGKISTGARNDLEKVTKMTYAQVVLYGFSEKVGLLSFPQRDDGFEMTKPYSNQTASIIDDEVREWVGKAYKKTVELITEHKEQVAQIAELLLEKEVLHQDDLTRVLGERPFKALEPTNYDLFKQGFQDDDDKSQASAENAELPDDSSPPLGEVVPT from the exons ATGAcgctcgcctccctcgcccgCGCCCTCGGCCGGTCCGCGCGCTCCTCCCGGCCGCGCCAG GGTTTCCAGCTCGGGGGCCTCCGGcagccgcccgcgccgccgctaCCGCCGCCTGTCCACGGCGGTGAGGGCGGGGCGATAGGATTTGTCCGCAGCTACTTGACGGCGGCATCGTCGGCAGCTCTTGGGAAGCCCGCCGCGGGCAAGACTGCGGATTGGAGATACATCCTTGCCAGCCCACAGTTCCGACGCCTCTTCTCGGACGAGTCCAAGAAGA ACTACGAGAACTACTACCCGAAGGGTAAGAAGGAGGTGCCGAAAGGAGATGGGAGTAACAAGTCTGAATCGAAGC AGGAATCCAATACAGATGAAGGATGGAACTTCCAGGGGAATGCTATGAAACACCTGCAGAATTTCCTTGCACCTCTATTGATTCTTGGCCTGATGCTATCATCCATGTCATCTAGCACCACAGACCAAAAGGAG ATAAGCTTCCAAGAGTTCAAGAACAAGTTACTAGAACCTGGTTTAGTTGATCGCATTGTTGTTTCAAATAAATCAGTAGCGAAGGTCTACATCAGGAATTCACCTCTTCCAAAGAGCCAAGGCCAAAATAGTGATACCCATATTTCTACCACTGATGTTTCAGGCAAGCCTGCTCCCAGGAGATGCAAGTATTACTTCAATATTGGTAGTGTTGATTCCTTTGAAGAAAAGTTAGAGGAAGCCCAGGAAGCTTTGGGAATAGATCCACATGATTTTGTCCCAGTAACTTATGTTGCTGAAGTAAATTGGTTCCAAGAAGTTATGAGGTTTGCCCCAACAGCATTTCTTGTTGGTCTGATATATTTTATGGGAAAAAGGATGCAGAGTGGTTTCAATATTGGAGGTGGTCCTGGCAAAGGAAGAGGAGGTATTTTCAACATTGGGAAAGCTACAGTGACGAAGATGGACAAGAACTCCAAAAATAAG GTGTTTTTTAAGGATGTAGCCGGTTGTGACGAAGCAAAACAAGAAATAATGGAGTTTGTGCATTTCCTTAAAAATCCCAAGAAGTATGAAGATTTGGGAGCTAAAATACCCAAAGGTGCTCTACTTGTAGGCCCTCCTGGGACAGGGAAGACTTTGCTTGCCAAAGCTACGGCAGGAGAGTCTGGTGTGCCATTTTTGTCTATTTCTGGTTCAGATTTCATGGAAATGTTTGTTGGTGTTGGACCATCCAGGGTACGGAACTTGTTCCAAGAAGCTAGGCAGTGTGCTCCCAGTATTGTATTCATTGACGAAATCGATGCTATTGGTCGTGCAAGAGGGCGTGGAGGTTTTTCAGGTTCAAATGATGAACGTGAGAGTACTTTGAACCAGCTGCTTGTAGAGATGGATGGATTTGGAACAACTGCTGGTGTTGTTGTTATTGCTGGGACAAATAGACCTGACATCCTGGATAAGGCATTATTAAGGCCAGGAAGATTTGATCGCCAGATAACAATTGACAAGCCAGATATAAAGGGTCGTGATCAAATATTCCGCATATATCTTAAAAAGCTTAAGCTGGACAACAAACCATCATTTTATTCGCAAAGGCTAGCTGCCTTGACACCTGGATTTGCAGGAGCTGACATTGCTAATGTTTGTAATGAAGCTGCTTTAATTGCTGCGAGAAGCGACGAAGCTCAGATTACCATGCAGCATTTTGAGTCTGCGATTGATAGGATTATTGGTGGTTTGGAGAAGAAAAATAGG GTCATTAGCAAACTGGAGCGCCGTACCGTTGCTTACCATGAATCTGGACATGCCGTTGCTGGATGGTTCTTGGAGCATGCAGAGCCTCTTCTGAAAGTTACAATTGTTCCTCGTGGAACAGCTGCTTTAGGCTTTGCACAGTATGTCCCAAATGAAAATCTTTTGATGACAAAAGAGCAGCTTTTTGATATGACATGCATGACATTAGGTGGCCGAGCTGCAGAGGAG GTTTTGATTGGCAAAATCTCAACTGGTGCTCGGAATGACTTGGAGAAAGTTACCAAAATGACATATGCACAGGTCGTCTTGTATGGTTTTAGTGAAAAGGTTGGGCTTCTATCCTTCCCTCAGAGGGATGATGGTTTTGAAATGACCAAGCCTTACAGTAATCAGACGGCATCCATCATCGATGATGAGGTCCGGGAATGGGTTGGCAAGGCCTATAAGAAAACAGTTGAATTGATAACAGAGCATAAGGAGCAAGTTGCGCAAATCGCAGAATTGCTGCTTGAGAAGGAAGTCCTACACCAGGACGATCTAACCAGGGTACTAGGAGAACGTCCATTCAAGGCACTGGAGCCAACCAACTACGACCTCTTTAAGCAAGGTTTCcaggatgatgatgacaagagccAAGCATCAGCAGAGAACGCCGAGTTGCCTGATGACTCATCTCCCCCACTTGGTGAGGTTGTACCCACCTAG
- the LOC136515850 gene encoding uncharacterized mitochondrial protein AtMg00810-like: MSDLGTLSYYLGIEVRHGNEALMLGQSAYASKLLEWSDMAECKPCVTPMEERLKLMNASTAARVNTTLYQSIVSGLRYLVHTRPDIVFGVGYVSRFMEDPREDHWAAVKRLLCYVKGTVDQWIVFSKTGESRL; the protein is encoded by the coding sequence atgagcgatctcggcacgctctcctactacctcggcatcgaggtgagacatgGGAATGAGGcgctcatgctcggtcagagcgcgtacgcctcgaagctgttggagtggAGCGACATGGCTGAGTGTAAaccgtgcgtgactccgatggaggagcggctgaagctaatGAATGCTAGTACCGCGGCGAGGGTAAATacaacactctaccagagcatcgtgagcggtctgcgctacctagtccacacaaggCCGGACATTGTGTTCggcgtgggctacgtcagccgcttcatggaggatccccgagaggatcactgggccgcggtgaagcggctgctatgctacgtcaaggggacagtGGATCAGTGGATCGTCTTCTCCAAGACCGGCGAAagtaggctgtag